The following are encoded together in the Coffea arabica cultivar ET-39 chromosome 1c, Coffea Arabica ET-39 HiFi, whole genome shotgun sequence genome:
- the LOC113725386 gene encoding indole-3-acetaldehyde oxidase isoform X1 — protein sequence MEENGTTTPPAKAGNSNLVFAVNGEKFEVANIDPSTTLLQFLRYHTRFKSVKLSCGEGGCGACVVMLSKYNPELGQVEDFSVSSCLTLLCSVDNCSITTSDGLGNSKDGFHPIHQRFAGFHASQCGYCTPGMCMSFFAALMQAEKANRPEPPPGFSKLTVVEAEKAIAGNLCRCTGYRPIADACKSFAADVDLEDLGLNSFWRKGEPKEVKLRRMPLYTPDGKFSRFPEFLRGRSKSARILHLKGKSWYSPTTIEEVKSLLNSNMIEDNMQIRLVVGNTGMGYYKELDNYDRYIDLRYVPELSTIRKNHRGIEIGAAVTISKVISCLKEEGNVYYSSDSKQVFEKLADHMEKIASGFIRNSASIGGNLVMAQRKSFPSDIATILLAVGSLVSITSGHNHESLTLEEFFSRPPMDSTSVLLSVHIPSLKPNGSGYSNESNSKLIFETYRAAPRPLGNALPYLNAAFLADVSPQVNGLIVNDIQLAFGVYGTKHPTRARKVEEYLSGKLLTASILYEAVKLVKAAVIPEAGTSHAAYRTSLAVGLLFQFLFPFVNVGSAICDGLSNGFAGNLLKDSSENHKENSLHQSASSKLLSSGKQEVKSSKEHYPVGEPTTKSGAAIQASGEAVFVDDIPSPPNCLYGAFIYSTKPLARIKGVELIPNNRITGVAALISYKDIPERGENVGSMTKRGFEPLFADEFTRCAGEPIAFVVAESQKSADLAARSALVKYDTENLDPPILTVEEAVERSSFFEVPSFLYPAQVGDFSKGMAEADHRILSAEIKLGSQYYFYMETQTALAVPDEDNCVLVYSSTQSAEHMHVTIAKCLGIPHHNVRVITRRVGGGFGGKLMRSMPVATACALAAYKLRCPVRTYLNRKTDMIMIGGRHPMKITYNVGFKSSGKVTALHLDILINAGLSAEVSPVMPLTLIATLKKYNWGALSFDIKVCKTNHSTKSTMRAPGEVQGSYIADAIMEQIASMLSMEVDSVRNINLHTFESLKVFYGEAAGEALEYTLTDMWEKLGASSRLVQRMEMIEQFNRINTWKKRGISRVPIVYEVAVVSTPGKVSILSDGSIVVEVGGIEIGQGLWTKVKQVTAYALSLIGCNGTENLVEKVRVVQSDTLSLVQGGYTGGSTKSESSCEAVRLCCNLLVERLAPLKSKLQEQMGSVNWEVLIVQAYSQSVNLAAHSYYVPASNSIHYLNYGAAVGEVEINILTGETKILQADIIYDCGKSMNPAVDLGQIEGAFAQGVGFFMLEEFVINADGLTISDGTWTYKIPAIDNIPMQLNVEVVNSGHQEKRVLSSKASGEPPLVLAASVHCATRAAIKEARKQLNTWSRLDGPDPALELDVPAIMPVVKKACGLDNVEKYLESLLH from the exons GTGGCTGTGGTGCTTGTGTTGTTATGCTGTCTAAATATAACCCTGAGCTTGGTCAAGTTGAAGATTTCTCTGTGAGTTCATGCCTAACACTTCTTTGCAGCGTAGATAATTGCTCAATTACTACCAGCGATGGACTTGGAAATAGTAAAGATGGTTTCCATCCAATTCATCAACGATTTGCTGGATTCCATGCTTCTCAATGTGGATATTGCACACCTGGAATGTGTATGTCATTTTTTGCAGCACTTATGCAAGCTGAAAAAGCAAACAGGCCAGAACCTCCACCAGGATTTTCCAAGCTGACTGTTGTTGAGGCTGAAAAGGCCATAGCTGGAAATCTCTGTCGCTGTACTGGATATCGACCAATTGCTGATGCCTGCAAAAGTTTTGCTGCTGATGTTGATTTGGAGGATTTGGGACTGAATTCCTTTTGGAGAAAAGGAGAGCCAAAGGAGGTTAAATTAAGGAGAATGCCTTTGTATACTCCAGATGGTAAGTTCAGTagatttccagaatttttgagAGGCAGGTCGAAGTCAGCACGGATCTTGCACTTAAAAGGCAAGTCCTGGTACAGTCCTACTACTATTGAGGAGGTTAAAAGCTTGTTGAACTCTAACATGATTGAGGATAATATGCAGATAAGGCTAGTAGTTGGTAACACTGGGATGGGTTACTATAAGGAACTAGATAACTACGACAGATACATTGATCTCAGATATGTACCTGAGCTATCGACAATAAGAAAAAACCACCGGGGAATTGAGATTGGGGCTGCTGTGACAATCTCCAAAGTTATATCGTGTCTGAAGGAGGAAGGTAATGTATATTATTCCTCTGATAGCAAGCAGGTCTTTGAAAAACTTGCTGACCATATGGAGAAAATTGCTTCAGGGTTCattagaaactcagcgagtattGGTGGGAATTTAGTGATGGCACAAAGGAAAAGTTTTCCTTCAGATATAGCTACTATACTTCTTGCTGTAGGTTCTCTTGTTAGCATAACAAGCGGCCACAATCATGAAAGCCTTACATTGGAAGAATTTTTTTCAAGACCGCCTATGGACTCGACAAGTGTGCTACTCAGTGTCCACATTCCATCTTTAAAACCAAACGGAAGTGGTTACAGCAATGAATCTAATTCCAAGTTGATTTTCGAGACCTATCGTGCTGCACCACGACCCCTAGGTAATGCTTTGCCTTATTTGAATGCTGCATTTCTGGCTGACGTATCTCCTCAAGTAAATGGACTTATAGTAAATGATATCCAATTAGCTTTTGGTGTTTATGGGACTAAACATCCAACACGAGCAAGAAAGGTTGAGGAATACCTTTCAGGGAAGTTACTAACTGCCAGCATTCTATATGAAGCAGTAAAATTAGTTAAAGCAGCTGTAATACCTGAAGCTGGCACTTCACATGCTGCTTACAGGACGAGCTTGGCTGTTGGTCTCCTTTTCcagtttctttttccatttgtCAATGTTGGCTCTGCTATTTGTGATGGTCTATCCAATGGATTTGCTGGCAATTTGCTGAAGGACTCTTCTGAAAACCATAAAGAGAATTCTCTGCATCAATCGGCAAGCTCAAAATTGTTGTCCTCTGGGAAACAGGAGGTGAAATCAAGTAAAGAGCACTATCCAGTCGGAGAACCAACAACAAAGTCTGGTGCTGCCATCCAAGCTTCTG GAGAAGCTGTATTTGTTGATGACATTCCGTCACCTCCAAACTGTCTGTATGGCGCGTTTATCTATAGTACTAAACCTTTAGCAAGGATAAAAGGTGTGGAATTGATACCAAACAATCGAATAACTGGGGTTGCTGCTCTTATATCTTATAAAGACATTCCAGAAAGAGGGGAAAATGTAGGATCTATGACAAAGCGTggttttgaacctttatttgCTGATGAATTTACCAGGTGTGCCGGAGAGCCAATTGCATTTGTG GTAGCAGAGTCACAAAAGTCTGCCGATCTTGCAGCGAGATCAGCTCTGGTCAAGTATGACACTGAAAACTTGGATCCACCAATTTTAACTGTTGAAGAAGCTGTTGAGAGGTCAAGTTTTTTTGAGGTCCCTTCTTTCTTGTATCCAGCACAGGTTGGTGATTTCTCCAAAGGAATGGCTGAAGCTGATCATCGGATTCTTTCTGCTGAG ATCAAACTTGGGTCTCAATACTATTTCTATATGGAGACACAAACTGCATTAGCAGTGCCAGATGAAGACAATTGCGTATTAGTTTATAGTTCAACTCAGTCTGCGGAGCATATGCACGTTACAATTGCAAAATGTCTTGGCATTCCCCATCATAATGTCCGTGTAATTACAAGAAGGGTTGGCGGAGGCTTCGGGGGCAAGTTAATGAGATCAATGCCT GTTGCTACAGCATGTGCACTTGCAGCATATAAATTACGCTGTCCTGTCAGGACATATCTCAATAGGAAGACCGACATGATAATGATTGGTGGAAGACATCCCATGAAAATAACTTACAATGTCGGATtcaaatcaagtggaaaggtcaCAGCCTTGCACCTTGACATACTGATTAATGCTGGGTTATCTGCAGAAGTTAGTCCCGTCATGCCGCTTACCTTGATTGCTACCCTTAAAAAGTATAATTGGGGTGCTTTGTCATTTGACATAAAAGTTTGTAAGACAAACCACTCTACCAAATCTACAATGAGAGCCCCTGGGGAGGTTCAAGGATCTTATATAGCTGATGCCATAATGGAACAAATTGCATCAATGCTTTCTATGGAGGTAGATTCTGTTAGAAATATAAATCTTCATACATTTGAAAGCCTTAAAGTGTTCTATGGGGAGGCTGCAGGTGAAGCACTAGAGTATACTTTGACAGACATGTGGGAAAAATTGGGTGCATCTTCACGTTTAGTCCAAAGAATGGAAATGATAGAGCAGTTTAATCGGATCAACACATGGAAAAAAAGAGGTATATCACGGGTTCCAATTGTGTATGAAGTGGCGGTAGTGTCAACGCCTGGCAAAGTTAGCATCCTTTCAGATGGATCTATTGTTGTAGAAGTAGGAGGAATAGAAATAGGCCAGGGTCTCTGGACTAAGGTAAAACAGGTGACTGCATATGCTCTCAGTTTAATTGGTTGTAATGGGACTGAGAACCTAGTGGAAAAGGTACGAGTTGTACAGTCAGACACTTTAAGCTTAGTGCAAGGGGGTTATACTGGTGGAAGCACAAAATCTGAATCAAGTTGTGAAGCAGTCAGATTATGCTGCAATCTCTTAGTTGAACGTCTTGCCCCGCTCAAAAGTAAGTTGCAGGAACAAATGGGTTCAGTTAACTGGGAAGTCCTGATAGTTCAA GCATATTCTCAATCTGTGAACTTGGCTGCACATTCTTACTATGTGCCTGCATCCAATTCCATTCATTACCTGAACTATGGCGCTGCGGTTGGCGAG GTAGAGATAAATATACTGACCGGAGAAACTAAAATTCTGCAAGCAGATATTATCTATGATTGTGGAAAGAGCATGAACCCTGCAGTGGATTTGGGACAG ATTGAAGGAGCTTTTGCCCAAGGAGTTGGATTCTTTATGCTCGAAGAGTTCGTTATCAACGCAGATGGATTGACAATTTCAGATGGCACATGGACATACAAGATCCCAGCAATTGATAACATACCGATGCAGTTGAATGTTGAAGTGGTAAATAGTGGACATCAGGAAAAGCGTGTTCTATCATCTAAAG CCTCTGGAGAACCACCATTGGTTCTTGCGGCCTCAGTACATTGTGCAACGAGGGCGGCAATTAAAGAAGCCAGGAAACAGCTAAATACTTGGAGCAGACTTGATGGACCAGATCCAGCATTAGAGTTGGATGTCCCAGCTATTATGCCTGTTGTGAAGAAAGCCTGCGGCTTGGATAATGTCGAAAAGTACCTGGAAAGCTTGCTTCATTGA
- the LOC113725386 gene encoding indole-3-acetaldehyde oxidase isoform X2 produces the protein MLSKYNPELGQVEDFSVSSCLTLLCSVDNCSITTSDGLGNSKDGFHPIHQRFAGFHASQCGYCTPGMCMSFFAALMQAEKANRPEPPPGFSKLTVVEAEKAIAGNLCRCTGYRPIADACKSFAADVDLEDLGLNSFWRKGEPKEVKLRRMPLYTPDGKFSRFPEFLRGRSKSARILHLKGKSWYSPTTIEEVKSLLNSNMIEDNMQIRLVVGNTGMGYYKELDNYDRYIDLRYVPELSTIRKNHRGIEIGAAVTISKVISCLKEEGNVYYSSDSKQVFEKLADHMEKIASGFIRNSASIGGNLVMAQRKSFPSDIATILLAVGSLVSITSGHNHESLTLEEFFSRPPMDSTSVLLSVHIPSLKPNGSGYSNESNSKLIFETYRAAPRPLGNALPYLNAAFLADVSPQVNGLIVNDIQLAFGVYGTKHPTRARKVEEYLSGKLLTASILYEAVKLVKAAVIPEAGTSHAAYRTSLAVGLLFQFLFPFVNVGSAICDGLSNGFAGNLLKDSSENHKENSLHQSASSKLLSSGKQEVKSSKEHYPVGEPTTKSGAAIQASGEAVFVDDIPSPPNCLYGAFIYSTKPLARIKGVELIPNNRITGVAALISYKDIPERGENVGSMTKRGFEPLFADEFTRCAGEPIAFVVAESQKSADLAARSALVKYDTENLDPPILTVEEAVERSSFFEVPSFLYPAQVGDFSKGMAEADHRILSAEIKLGSQYYFYMETQTALAVPDEDNCVLVYSSTQSAEHMHVTIAKCLGIPHHNVRVITRRVGGGFGGKLMRSMPVATACALAAYKLRCPVRTYLNRKTDMIMIGGRHPMKITYNVGFKSSGKVTALHLDILINAGLSAEVSPVMPLTLIATLKKYNWGALSFDIKVCKTNHSTKSTMRAPGEVQGSYIADAIMEQIASMLSMEVDSVRNINLHTFESLKVFYGEAAGEALEYTLTDMWEKLGASSRLVQRMEMIEQFNRINTWKKRGISRVPIVYEVAVVSTPGKVSILSDGSIVVEVGGIEIGQGLWTKVKQVTAYALSLIGCNGTENLVEKVRVVQSDTLSLVQGGYTGGSTKSESSCEAVRLCCNLLVERLAPLKSKLQEQMGSVNWEVLIVQAYSQSVNLAAHSYYVPASNSIHYLNYGAAVGEVEINILTGETKILQADIIYDCGKSMNPAVDLGQIEGAFAQGVGFFMLEEFVINADGLTISDGTWTYKIPAIDNIPMQLNVEVVNSGHQEKRVLSSKASGEPPLVLAASVHCATRAAIKEARKQLNTWSRLDGPDPALELDVPAIMPVVKKACGLDNVEKYLESLLH, from the exons ATGCTGTCTAAATATAACCCTGAGCTTGGTCAAGTTGAAGATTTCTCTGTGAGTTCATGCCTAACACTTCTTTGCAGCGTAGATAATTGCTCAATTACTACCAGCGATGGACTTGGAAATAGTAAAGATGGTTTCCATCCAATTCATCAACGATTTGCTGGATTCCATGCTTCTCAATGTGGATATTGCACACCTGGAATGTGTATGTCATTTTTTGCAGCACTTATGCAAGCTGAAAAAGCAAACAGGCCAGAACCTCCACCAGGATTTTCCAAGCTGACTGTTGTTGAGGCTGAAAAGGCCATAGCTGGAAATCTCTGTCGCTGTACTGGATATCGACCAATTGCTGATGCCTGCAAAAGTTTTGCTGCTGATGTTGATTTGGAGGATTTGGGACTGAATTCCTTTTGGAGAAAAGGAGAGCCAAAGGAGGTTAAATTAAGGAGAATGCCTTTGTATACTCCAGATGGTAAGTTCAGTagatttccagaatttttgagAGGCAGGTCGAAGTCAGCACGGATCTTGCACTTAAAAGGCAAGTCCTGGTACAGTCCTACTACTATTGAGGAGGTTAAAAGCTTGTTGAACTCTAACATGATTGAGGATAATATGCAGATAAGGCTAGTAGTTGGTAACACTGGGATGGGTTACTATAAGGAACTAGATAACTACGACAGATACATTGATCTCAGATATGTACCTGAGCTATCGACAATAAGAAAAAACCACCGGGGAATTGAGATTGGGGCTGCTGTGACAATCTCCAAAGTTATATCGTGTCTGAAGGAGGAAGGTAATGTATATTATTCCTCTGATAGCAAGCAGGTCTTTGAAAAACTTGCTGACCATATGGAGAAAATTGCTTCAGGGTTCattagaaactcagcgagtattGGTGGGAATTTAGTGATGGCACAAAGGAAAAGTTTTCCTTCAGATATAGCTACTATACTTCTTGCTGTAGGTTCTCTTGTTAGCATAACAAGCGGCCACAATCATGAAAGCCTTACATTGGAAGAATTTTTTTCAAGACCGCCTATGGACTCGACAAGTGTGCTACTCAGTGTCCACATTCCATCTTTAAAACCAAACGGAAGTGGTTACAGCAATGAATCTAATTCCAAGTTGATTTTCGAGACCTATCGTGCTGCACCACGACCCCTAGGTAATGCTTTGCCTTATTTGAATGCTGCATTTCTGGCTGACGTATCTCCTCAAGTAAATGGACTTATAGTAAATGATATCCAATTAGCTTTTGGTGTTTATGGGACTAAACATCCAACACGAGCAAGAAAGGTTGAGGAATACCTTTCAGGGAAGTTACTAACTGCCAGCATTCTATATGAAGCAGTAAAATTAGTTAAAGCAGCTGTAATACCTGAAGCTGGCACTTCACATGCTGCTTACAGGACGAGCTTGGCTGTTGGTCTCCTTTTCcagtttctttttccatttgtCAATGTTGGCTCTGCTATTTGTGATGGTCTATCCAATGGATTTGCTGGCAATTTGCTGAAGGACTCTTCTGAAAACCATAAAGAGAATTCTCTGCATCAATCGGCAAGCTCAAAATTGTTGTCCTCTGGGAAACAGGAGGTGAAATCAAGTAAAGAGCACTATCCAGTCGGAGAACCAACAACAAAGTCTGGTGCTGCCATCCAAGCTTCTG GAGAAGCTGTATTTGTTGATGACATTCCGTCACCTCCAAACTGTCTGTATGGCGCGTTTATCTATAGTACTAAACCTTTAGCAAGGATAAAAGGTGTGGAATTGATACCAAACAATCGAATAACTGGGGTTGCTGCTCTTATATCTTATAAAGACATTCCAGAAAGAGGGGAAAATGTAGGATCTATGACAAAGCGTggttttgaacctttatttgCTGATGAATTTACCAGGTGTGCCGGAGAGCCAATTGCATTTGTG GTAGCAGAGTCACAAAAGTCTGCCGATCTTGCAGCGAGATCAGCTCTGGTCAAGTATGACACTGAAAACTTGGATCCACCAATTTTAACTGTTGAAGAAGCTGTTGAGAGGTCAAGTTTTTTTGAGGTCCCTTCTTTCTTGTATCCAGCACAGGTTGGTGATTTCTCCAAAGGAATGGCTGAAGCTGATCATCGGATTCTTTCTGCTGAG ATCAAACTTGGGTCTCAATACTATTTCTATATGGAGACACAAACTGCATTAGCAGTGCCAGATGAAGACAATTGCGTATTAGTTTATAGTTCAACTCAGTCTGCGGAGCATATGCACGTTACAATTGCAAAATGTCTTGGCATTCCCCATCATAATGTCCGTGTAATTACAAGAAGGGTTGGCGGAGGCTTCGGGGGCAAGTTAATGAGATCAATGCCT GTTGCTACAGCATGTGCACTTGCAGCATATAAATTACGCTGTCCTGTCAGGACATATCTCAATAGGAAGACCGACATGATAATGATTGGTGGAAGACATCCCATGAAAATAACTTACAATGTCGGATtcaaatcaagtggaaaggtcaCAGCCTTGCACCTTGACATACTGATTAATGCTGGGTTATCTGCAGAAGTTAGTCCCGTCATGCCGCTTACCTTGATTGCTACCCTTAAAAAGTATAATTGGGGTGCTTTGTCATTTGACATAAAAGTTTGTAAGACAAACCACTCTACCAAATCTACAATGAGAGCCCCTGGGGAGGTTCAAGGATCTTATATAGCTGATGCCATAATGGAACAAATTGCATCAATGCTTTCTATGGAGGTAGATTCTGTTAGAAATATAAATCTTCATACATTTGAAAGCCTTAAAGTGTTCTATGGGGAGGCTGCAGGTGAAGCACTAGAGTATACTTTGACAGACATGTGGGAAAAATTGGGTGCATCTTCACGTTTAGTCCAAAGAATGGAAATGATAGAGCAGTTTAATCGGATCAACACATGGAAAAAAAGAGGTATATCACGGGTTCCAATTGTGTATGAAGTGGCGGTAGTGTCAACGCCTGGCAAAGTTAGCATCCTTTCAGATGGATCTATTGTTGTAGAAGTAGGAGGAATAGAAATAGGCCAGGGTCTCTGGACTAAGGTAAAACAGGTGACTGCATATGCTCTCAGTTTAATTGGTTGTAATGGGACTGAGAACCTAGTGGAAAAGGTACGAGTTGTACAGTCAGACACTTTAAGCTTAGTGCAAGGGGGTTATACTGGTGGAAGCACAAAATCTGAATCAAGTTGTGAAGCAGTCAGATTATGCTGCAATCTCTTAGTTGAACGTCTTGCCCCGCTCAAAAGTAAGTTGCAGGAACAAATGGGTTCAGTTAACTGGGAAGTCCTGATAGTTCAA GCATATTCTCAATCTGTGAACTTGGCTGCACATTCTTACTATGTGCCTGCATCCAATTCCATTCATTACCTGAACTATGGCGCTGCGGTTGGCGAG GTAGAGATAAATATACTGACCGGAGAAACTAAAATTCTGCAAGCAGATATTATCTATGATTGTGGAAAGAGCATGAACCCTGCAGTGGATTTGGGACAG ATTGAAGGAGCTTTTGCCCAAGGAGTTGGATTCTTTATGCTCGAAGAGTTCGTTATCAACGCAGATGGATTGACAATTTCAGATGGCACATGGACATACAAGATCCCAGCAATTGATAACATACCGATGCAGTTGAATGTTGAAGTGGTAAATAGTGGACATCAGGAAAAGCGTGTTCTATCATCTAAAG CCTCTGGAGAACCACCATTGGTTCTTGCGGCCTCAGTACATTGTGCAACGAGGGCGGCAATTAAAGAAGCCAGGAAACAGCTAAATACTTGGAGCAGACTTGATGGACCAGATCCAGCATTAGAGTTGGATGTCCCAGCTATTATGCCTGTTGTGAAGAAAGCCTGCGGCTTGGATAATGTCGAAAAGTACCTGGAAAGCTTGCTTCATTGA